The Ipomoea triloba cultivar NCNSP0323 chromosome 13, ASM357664v1 genomic interval ATCTGCTCGCCGGTCGGAAGAAGACGCCCACACACCTAATCTTAGCATCCATGGCGGATAAATACGGCCCTATTTTTCGTCTGAGACTCGGCTCAGTACCCGTCCTGGTGGTGAGCGACTCGAAAATCGCCAAGGAATGCTTCACGGCGAAAGACAAGGAGCTGGCAACTCGCCCCAAATTACTGGCCTCTGAGATCATGGGCTACAACTACTCCATGTTCGGGATTGCTCCGTACGGGGAGTACTGGCGTGGAATCAGAAAGATTGTCCTGCTTGAGCTGCTCTCTAATCGTAGAATTGAGATGTTAAGGAGGGTGAGGGAATCCCATGTAAGAAAAGCCATCAAACGTACCTTTGATCACTGGTCACACAACAAGGATCCAAATTCTGGGGCGGTGGTAGTGGAGATGAGGCAGTGGTTTTCGAGGTTGATTGTCAACCTCTCCATAGCTATGCTTTTTGGGGAGGAAGAAGTGGGAGAAGAAAGCCAACTGTTGAAGTCCATTAGGAACCTGCTTGAGCTGTTTGGAGAGATGCCGGTGTCAGATTTTATCCCCTGGCTGAGATGGATGGACTTGGGAGGGTACGAGAAGGCTATGAGGAAGACTGCTGAGGAAATGGATTCTGCTGCAGATAGGTGGCTTAAGGAGCATAGAGcaaaaagaaatttgaaatctaaagaagaagaagactttaTGGATGTCATGCTTTCCCTATTTGATGATCAATCCAATCAAACTCATCCTCTTGGATTTGATACTGATATCGTTATCAAATCTACCTGCTTGGTACGTATAATATATTCCTTTAGTTTAATTTACTTGATCATATATGTTGAAAATACTAATTGTTATTTATGTACTGGATGGATAGACCATGGTTGTAGCAGCCACGGACACCACCAGCATAACCCTGACATGGGCTCTCTCTTTTATACTAAACCACAACAACGTGTTGAGGAAGATTCAAGATGAACTAGACATTCACGTGGGAAAAGAAAGGTGTGTTGAGGAATCTGATATAAATAGCTTGATTTACCTTCAAGCTGTCGTGAAAGAAGGGTTTCGTTTACGTCCAACTGTCCCGCTCTCTATACCCCATGAGGCTATGGAAGATTGTACCATTGACGGCTATTACATCCAAAAAGGTACTCGTATAATATCAAACCTTGCAAAGATTCATCGAGATCCAAAGGTGTGGACAGATCCTGATGAGTTTAAGCCTGAGAGGTTCTTGACTAGTCACAAGGACATTGATGTTAAGGGTAATAATTTTGAGCTAATTCCGTTTGGTAGTGGTCGAAGAATGTGCCCCGGTATGTCTTTGGCTTTACAGATTGTGCATTTTACACTTGCTAGTCTAATTCAAAGCTTTGATATGAAACGACCATCAATGGAGCCAATTGATATGACCGGAAGCAAAGGATTAACTACTCCCAAAGCCACACCACTCCATGCCCTCCTAATACCACGCTTGACTTCAGATTTATATGGTTAATTAATTTAGAAGAAATAAGAAATATTGAGTTGTTAAACAAATAATGAATCAGAGAGATCAATTCCCTTGTTTAAATTTCTAGGAATATAATGTGTTCtttaatgatgtgttttataaatatatacttgtattgtataaaagtattatataaaatCAGTATCTTTTTATTGTCTGAATGGCTAGTTTTGTGTTGTGAGCAGATAAACTGCTTTTGCACTTCTGTGAATGATAATAAGATGAAACAATATGTAGTAGTATACTCTTGTATCTGAACAAAGGCTTTAGGAAAATTGAGTCAGAAGCTAAGTAACTCGAAAATTAACCATTATTCAATTCGGAAAATTTAACAGGCACCCCAAAGTACAatcattttttgttaaatttagattatttttaaataagaaataaaattataaaaataaatgcgtagtaaataaatacataagttttgattggcggtttgaaatcgaaattggaaccgaaccgtaccgatttatcaaaataagtgtttgattattttcactatatatgactgtggttaagttctggttcacggttcaacaattatttaattttaaatttttcggttctgaatcgtaaccagaactgtccatactatttcgatatgattgttacagtgtttggttatgttcgaaccgaatcatgatcatccatacatataaataataatttgttggagaagaaaaataaatgatataattattgttaagggtaacaatgtcaatttaacatttcaggggggaaACTGTCACTTTAGTAACACAGGGGAAAAAAgtgttatatgcacataacatagggggaaaaagtattattttcccatcatttatatgtaaaattgCAACCGTCTAAGTGCATTTTGAAGTTTTGTGTGGTGTAATTTTAGAATACAAATTTAAATGCACTTTTATGtattatgttatttactttATAGTGTTGCGTGATGCACGCTTGTACTTGAGCCTGAAAGAGTCTAGATCATATGCGGTCAATCGTTCCCGTGCGATCATGCGATCTTGTGCATTCACATAGTGTTGCGTGATGCACGCTTGTACTTGAGCGTGAAAGAGTCTAGATCATATGCTGTCAATCGTTCCCGTGCGATCATGCGATCTTGTGCATTCACATATCTTTAAGGCAATTGTAAGATgattcatcattttttctattattattattattattgttattattatatcatgatGTGCATTGCAAATTAAAGTTTgctaaaaaaatgacaaatgcatagtttttttttcttccatttatTGACTTCTCTTTAcaaatatgtatttttctttttcaaataataaatttaaatattacttGATGGATGGTATATTGGGCTTGGGTCACACAGACCGATCCAAGAAAGTAACTAGACCAAGAAACTCTAAGAAAGATATATAGTGCGGAGCAACTTAAGAATTTAATAAGGATTGAGCTTATTATTCATAATGTAATAAGGATTATGCTCATTATCCCTAATATAATAAGACTAGAGTTTATTATTCCCAATGTAACAGTAACTCCTAACCCAATATGAGGcattatggcaaattattgtgtggaccatagtccacacaactgtgtggaccataataaaatgtgcattttaaatgtactaaatatacattatttttgtactgaatgtacattatttttatactataaaaataatgtacattcagtacacaaataatgtatattccttgaatacaatgtacattatttttatattgaatgtacattatttgatagtgtggTCCACACAAATTGGAGGCATTATGAcattcttattccttgtagggctctaggcccaaaatatgtatcaataaaatatgtataaatagacccctatatatatatatatatatatatatatatatatatatatattgtattccCATGAACAACAAacgcatttttttatttatttataaattttcattgatttgagtcgttgatctagattCGATCAACGGCCCAGATCTCATCCCATGTTTCACCTAGAAGACTCTTCGCACCATAACCactccacacacacacacacacacatatatatatatacactagtttttcttatgcgcgatgcgcaaaaaataggtgcccaatattagtattttatattaaaattttaaatttatttaaattttaatatagtaaataataataataataataatgtaaaatatttttataaattagatatttatattttaaaaaataactaacatataactataatatttaatgtgtatattttattattattattgaataagatattaaaatatatggtggatgcatgtgcatagtaacaatagtggaaaagataatggaagttataacagtaggagtatatttgtccaaaatattatgtagtacaacttttatagcataatgtacaaaaaaaacttaacgaaaaaaatggacataaatgaggggtataaccttcattcgcatttattatgtttatatatatatatatatggaaggatTTAGGTCTGGGAAGGTTTTCTGTGCGGTTATACGGTTACACACCTTAATCATTataatggcgcaccttaagtacaaaaaccacgcacATTTATCACACAAACAAAAGCACCTTAAAACACAAACTAtgtgcacctaaagttttaggtcgacacaccttaagtacacaaatcactcGCCTTAAGAGCACAAATCACACacttaaggttttaaaatggctcaccttaagtttcaacaactcacacaccttaaaaaggaaaacaacgcacattaagaaggaaaacgacgtactttaagaaagaaaatcatgcaccttaagctttaggttcactcaccttaaatttcaacactcacacaccttaagaaggaaaattacgcacctaaaatTACCGTACAAGCACaagaacttatatatatatatatatatatatatatatatatatatatatatatatatatatatatatatacNNNNNNNNNNNNNNNNNNNNNNNNNNNNNNNNNNNNNNNNNNNNNNNNNNNNNNNNNNNNNNNNNNNNNNNNNNNNNNNNNNNNNNNNNNNNNNNNNNNNNNNtatatatatatatatatatatatatatatatatatattgtattccCATGAACAACAAacgcatttttttatttatttataaattttcattgatttgagtcgttgatctagattCGATCAACGGCCCAGATCTCATCCCATGTTTCACCTAGAAGACTCTTCGCACCATAACCactccacacacacacacacacacatatatatatatacactagtttttcttatgcgcgatgcgcaaaaaataggtgcccaatattagtattttatattaaaattttaaatttatttaaattttaatatagtaaataataataataataataatgtaaaatatttttataaattagatatttatattttaaaaaataactaacatataactataatatttaatgtgtatattttattattattattgaataagatattaaaatatatggtggatgcatgtgcatagtaacaatagtggaaaagataatggaagttataacagtaggagtatatttgtccaaaatattatgtagtacaacttttatagcataatgtacaaaaaaaacttaacgaaaaaaatggacataaatgaggggtataaccttcattcgcatttattatgtttatatatatatatatatggaaggatTTAGGTCTGGGAAGGTTTTCTGTGCGGTTATACGGTTACACACCTTAATCATTataatggcgcaccttaagtacaaaaaccacgcacATTTATCACACAAACAAAAGCACCTTAAAACACAAACTAtgtgcacctaaagttttaggtcgacacaccttaagtacacaaatcactcGCCTTAAGAGCACAAATCACACacttaaggttttaaaatggctcaccttaagtttcaacaactcacacaccttaaaaaggaaaacaacgcacattaagaaggaaaacgacgtactttaagaaagaaaatcatgcaccttaagctttaggttcactcaccttaaatttcaacactcacacaccttaagaaggaaaattacgcacctaaaatTACCGTACAAGCACaagaacttatatatatatatatatatatatatatatatatatatatatatatatatatatatatatatacacgcgcAAATGCTTAGttagaaattgaagattttttatttttggaaaatgaaaatagaaaataactCGAAATCAACTATTTTCTAAACAACATCATTGCTAGGTGCAAAGGGCTGGCAAAGCATTTTAATATGCTCGAATTCTGTCATGTGTATCGAGAACAGAACTGAGTAGCGGATTCCCTCGCTAAACAAGCTCTGTCACAACCTATTGGTTTTCACATTATTGACGAAGCTCCACATGAGCTGCAGGATATGGTTCGGGAGGATCAATTGGGAGCCAAATTTAAAGGACGGACCCCTATTGGGGTCAGCGATCACTACTTTTCTTAGTGTACCGGGTGTCCCCCCCTCttttcatccaaaaaaaaaactattttctaaatttaaaaaatgaaaaacattgTGACTGTTTAgttaaaatttctattttttattttcatttacaaaaaaaaaaaaaaaattttcattattacTGGAATGAACTATATTACTTTCATTCAGGGTAATAacataaatttgaataaaaggTGGGCCAGAAACAGAAATCTAATAACTTACTTGAGTTCAAATGGAAAACGAGAATACTTTGGGCTTTTTTTTCGCAGAAACGGGAATTGGGAAACATCTCTCACCCAggtctccctttctctctcttccatcAAGACTCTGTCGACTGTCGGAGCTCCGATCTCTTCTTGAACAAGGTCTCTATTTctctgtctatatatatatacctctacCTATATGTTTAGATGAACTTGCGAGCACGATATGAATATCTTGAGAATGAGCAACTCTGGATGCATATAAATACCTGTATGCATACttgtgtggtgtatttgtgtatgtataattcacgtttttgtttaatttatttgattcttTGATATTTCAATATGATCCTTATGCTTTCGATTGCTCCTTGAAGTTTAGGAATATTTTTTGCCATCGATTTTCTGAAATCTGCGTTAGGTCTAATTTTCATTCTCAGCAGTTTTACTTACTGAAGGTGATCATTGTGGTTATTCTTTCCCTTGATTTGAGAATGTTAATTTTTAGGGTATATGAACTTGACGAGCAAACCTTTTGTGAGGTTGTGTTAAGGTTTTTATTACTGCTGGACTCACCGCTGTGATTTTGTGATATAATATTGACAAGATTTTGCTGAGAGGTTCGATTGTGATTTAATGCTCTGTCTGCAGGTTCCTGTCTGGTTTTTGGAACCGAAATAccattttgtttaattttaaggTGTTGGAGTTATCATAATGGCCACGGGTCAGCGCACTCCTATTGATTTAGATCAAGGATGGGAATTTATGCAAAGAGGGATAACAAAACTGAAAAACATCTTGGAAGGACAGCCGGAGGCACAGTTCAGCTCTGAAGACTATATGATGTTATACACGTATCCTTTTAAACATTAAATTATGaaaactttggttttatatTGTAGGGAACTTCTTTTTTCCCCATTCTTTTTCCTTAAGTCTATTCCACAGGACAATTTACAACATGTGCACGCAAAAACCACCGCATGATTACTCTCAGCAATTGTATGACAAATACAGGGAATCCTTTGAAGAATATATTACATCAACGGTTAGTTTTTGACCATAATTACAGTACAGGGTAAACACATGTAAATAAGAGTACTGCTGAgtttattattttgataatacTTATTGAAAGATAAAATCACACATTTAGATATATATTCTGGATATGCACTTTGTAAATCGAACATGGGAAGAATATGCAGGGATACACAGAGCCACACTTACAAGCTTATATACGTAATGATGTATCTTATGCAACTTTATGTAACTGAAGCAAAATAAAGAAGATGGGAAGGTAAGGAAGAGGGGTATTATTCTATGATGTGACTGAGGGATTTATAAGGTGGTAACTCTTTGAGGTGACCAAAGACTTTATCTACTACCTAGCTTCTTTACAGGCTTTGGGGAACTTCAATTAGGgagaagtatatataattttatatgtatatatatagaattcagTTTGCTGCCACTTACTTTTCCTTCTTTTCCTTACGCTTTTGATATTGccaaaatactcatttttttcCACACACATTATGCCATACATTTTAAGATTTTAATCTGTTAACTTACTTCAGGTATTACCTTCTTTGAGAGAAAAGCATGATGAATTTATGTTGAGAGAGTTGGTGAAGAGGTGGTCAAACCATAAAATCATGGTTAGATGGTTGTCAAGATTCTTCCATTACCTAGATCGGTATTTTATTGCTCGGAGATCCCTACCGGCACTCAATGAAGTTGGATTAACTTGTTTCCGAAATCTGGTAACTTGTGGCTGTCTAcaataaatttgtttatatatagagttcttatttatttttgccaCTTCTAGTGGATATTTTGGCTGTATCTTATAATTGATGTCTTTGTTGCGTGATattgctcttcttcttcttcttccatgcATCTTTTCTCATGAATGTAGTTTGTgattttgaaataatttcagttattgtaatttttttcttttcaaattgtATATTAACCTTGAGGCTATTTTCTGTCATTCAGGTGTATCAAGAGTTGAATGGAAAAGTAAGGGATGCTGTCATATCCTTGGTATGTTTTCTGCTAGTGTCCTATCTTCCTCACCCCAAAGTGCAAGTTTAATTGGTTGACTAATGATATTTGCTGACTAGATTGATCAAGAGCGTGAAGGGGAACAGATTGATAGAGCCTTGTTGAAGAATGTACTAGACATATTTGTTGAAATTGGAATGGGGCAAATGGATTACTACGAAAATGACTTTGAAGCTGCAATGCTCAAGGATTCTGCAGCTTATTATTCTCGAAAGGCCTCTAACTGGATTTTAGAGGATTCTTGTCCAGACTACATGTTGAAAGTTAATATCCCCAactttttcctttcctttttgtATATGAAATTCTGCTTAACTTTGCATTCCATCACATCCTTCAAAGTCGCAAACTATTTTCTAATTATTTCTTTGGGCATATAGGCTGAGGAATGTTTGAAAAGGGAGAAAGATAGAGTCTCTCATTATCTTCATTCAAGTAGTGAGACAAAATTGCTTGAGGTTCATTCCAGCACCTTTAtgtattttgttcttttattaGATTTTTCTAACCAACTACTCCTTTTGTTTATTTCTATGCATATTTCTACTTTTCTGACCCTTTTAATTGGCTTTTTTTTCCTATTAGAAAGTGCAACATGAGTTGTTGTCTGTGTATGCTACCCAATTGCTTGAGAAGGAGCACTCTGGATGCCATGCATTACTTAGAGATGATAAGGTAATCAATAAGTCAAAACATGTTCTGAACATCAGTGCTGTTTAATTTGGTTGCGTATTGTCGCAGTTCCTGATTCCTTCAATAATGTATGCAGGTGGAGGACTTGTCAAGAATGTATAGACTCTTTTCTAAAATACCACGAGGTTTAGAGCCCGTTGCTACTATTTTTAAACAGGTTTTTTATATCATACATGCATATTGTGAATGATAGTACAAAAATTTAGCTTACTGCTTCTGCTCGTATGTTTCTTAAACTGCTCTACATATGCTTTCTTTTCCCATGTAGCATGTTACTGCTGAAGGTATGACTCTGGTTAAACAAGCAGAAGATGCTGCAAGCAATAAGAAggtttgtaatatatatatatatatatatatatatatatatatatatattttttttttttttctttttcaatgtgTTATGTATGTCAGTGTTATTATACCCATACTAGACTTACCtttaaaaaggaaaagcaaGTTCAGTTTATTGTTAATACCTAAAATGCAAGCAAACTATAAAATTTACCTGACAACCATGGTTTATTGGAGCAAAACTGATGTGAGATAGGAAATTAGTGCAGGAAAATCAGGAGATTGATTGAATCTAAATTATCTTTGATTGATTGctatttgaatttgatttatttcctttACAAATGTCTAACTCCCAAGTCCTGGAAGAGTGGAGTGCTTCAATTTCATCAAGCCATCAACTTGAATCCTTGACATTTTTAGACAATGGACAAAAGGCCCAATTTGGTGGAAAATGTCTCCTAAATTTTTAGTTGGAAGACATTTTTAGGATTCtttattttcccttctttctATCTCTCTTCAAGCTAGTTTCCgcattattattaccaccaccaccaccacaccaccacaaccacttattattattattttataacaaatgatttgctcattttttttaaaatgaaccaaacagacaaaatgcaatttcttaactttcagcCAAACAGAAAAAAGATAGTTTTATGACATTTAGTCAAacactagaaaattaaaatattctccgaaaaatgagtcattttctggaaatcattattcattttccggaaaacatttttcaagttTCCAAATGGACCCTATATGAAAAATCAAATGCTCAGAACTTTTTCCCCTAAAACTGAACATAGACCTATTCTGCCATTTGTTTAGAAGGATGGAGActtaaaatcaagaaaaattgaGGAAGAACACAGGTTTCTTGAATTTCATAATAGTGTTCTGGTTTTGAAGAATGGTTCATGTCTTGATGATAAATTGAGTG includes:
- the LOC116002799 gene encoding cytochrome P450 CYP82D47-like, whose protein sequence is MEFPFPLCNTFIIPTLACTFLLLFMCKLLLAHRKDGDHKKLAPLVPGALPIIGHLHLLAGRKKTPTHLILASMADKYGPIFRLRLGSVPVLVVSDSKIAKECFTAKDKELATRPKLLASEIMGYNYSMFGIAPYGEYWRGIRKIVLLELLSNRRIEMLRRVRESHVRKAIKRTFDHWSHNKDPNSGAVVVEMRQWFSRLIVNLSIAMLFGEEEVGEESQLLKSIRNLLELFGEMPVSDFIPWLRWMDLGGYEKAMRKTAEEMDSAADRWLKEHRAKRNLKSKEEEDFMDVMLSLFDDQSNQTHPLGFDTDIVIKSTCLTMVVAATDTTSITLTWALSFILNHNNVLRKIQDELDIHVGKERCVEESDINSLIYLQAVVKEGFRLRPTVPLSIPHEAMEDCTIDGYYIQKGTRIISNLAKIHRDPKVWTDPDEFKPERFLTSHKDIDVKGNNFELIPFGSGRRMCPGMSLALQIVHFTLASLIQSFDMKRPSMEPIDMTGSKGLTTPKATPLHALLIPRLTSDLYG